Part of the Kitasatospora sp. NBC_01266 genome, GATCTTGCGGTCGTCCTGCTGGTAGGTCCGGAAGTCGGCCAGCACCTGGTCGGCGGCCTGCTGCTCGCCGGGGAAGGTGATGTTGCGCTCCTCGTCGCCGAGGTAGCCGCCGAAGGTCACGTCGGCCGCCGAGGCCTGGTGGGCGGCGATCGCCTTGTCCAGTGCGGCGTTGTACGTGCCGAGGGTGGTGTTGTCCAGCTTGACGATCTGCTGGGTCTTGTCGAAGAAGCTCTGCTGGTAGGTGTCGGCCCGGCTCGGGTCGCTCAGCCAGCGGCTCTCGTCGGCGTTGCTGTCGTAGGCCACCGCCTTGGCCCGGCTCAGCGCGATCACCGAGTCGTAGGCGTTGGCCTTGGCGTTGTGCAGCCGGTCCTCGGTGCCGGAGACCAGCGAGAGGCCGTAGCCGAGGCCGATCACCGTCACCAGCAGGGCCGCGACCAGCGGCGGGCTGATCAGCCGGCGGTAGCGGACCGTCAGGGTGCGCTGCAGGGCGCCGAGGGCGGCCAGCGCGAGCAGGCCGGTGACCAGCAGCCACCACCAGCCGGAGTCGAGGTCGGCCCGCTGGCTCGTGTAGGTCCCGCCGACCTTGGCCGCGTTGGCGTTGGCCACCAGGTCGGCGTTCGGCAGCAGCTGGCTGCGCAGCAGGTCGGTGGCCTGCTGGTAGGAGCTGAGCGCGTCGGGCGAGGGCTTGCCCGGCAGCGACTCGGCGTTGCTCTCCTGCAGGTCGGAGCGGGCCACCAGGGCCTCGTACTGGCCCAGGCCGTCCAACTCGGCCTGGACGGCCTGGCGGCCCGCCGGGTCGCCGGAGAGCGCCTCGGTGGCCTGCTCCAGGTCGGCGTCGGCCTGCGACCGGCGCTGGTCGTAGGTGTCCTGGATGGCCTTGCGCTTGGCGAAGTCGGCCTCGTCGGCGCCGACCAGCAGCAGGTTGGCCGCCTGGGCGTCCAGGTCGCTGAGCGCGAAGTACAGGTCCGAGGCCCGCTCGGCCTGCGGGGCGGAGTGGTGGCCGATCGCGTCCACGCTGTCCCGGGCGCCGCTGAGCACCGTGAAGGCCACGCCGGCGAAGAGCAGCACGGCGGCCAGCGCGGCCGCCGTCAGGGCCCGGACCCGGCGCGGGGTGGTCCAGTAGGCCCGGGTGCGGAGCCGGCCGAACCCGGTCGGCGCCGGCCGCGCGGGTGAGGTGCGCGAGGCGGAAGCCCCCTTGGTGGCCACCGAACTCGTCCGCTCGGACAAGCTCTCCCCCGGTGGTCTTGCTCCCACTGCCATGACCGCGCGTCCCTCCCCGTTGCCTGGTCGGCGCCGACCGGTGGCCCCGCACGGGGCCGCCGGTGTCCGGCGCGATCCAGCTCCTGTCCCGGCGTCAGGCCGGGCCCCCAGGAGCGGAGCGGAACCGTTTCCGCACGGTGACGCCAGCTCCTGGGCCAGATGATTCTGCTCCGCTCCGAGGTTCCCTTGGCACTCGGGGTGCCCGTCTTGACGGATCATTAGCGCCCCCTTGCGCCCAGCGCGGGCCGGACCCGGCCGTCACGGCTCGTAGCGGTACCCGATGCCCGGCTCGGTGATCAGGTGCCGGGGCCTGGCCGGGTCGCGCTCCAGCTTGCGGCGCAGGCCCGCGAAGTAGACCCGCAGGTAGTTGCCGCGCTCCTCGTGCCCCGGGCCCCAGACCGCGCGCAGGATCTGCCGGCCGGGCAGCAGCCGGCCCGGGTTGGCCAGCAGCATGGTGAGGATCTTCCACTCGGTCGGGGTCAGCCGCAGGTGCCGCGCGCTGTCGCCGGTCCGGTGCACGATGCCGGCCGTCAGGTCGATCGCCCAGTCCCCCAGCACCGCCGTGTCGGCGGCGGTGCTGGCCACCGGACGGCGCAGCACGGCGCGCAGCCGGGCGAAGAGCTCGTCCATCAGGAAGGGCTTGGTGACGTAGTCGTCGGCACCGGCGTCCAGCGCCTGGATCTTGTCGTCCGCGCCGCTGCGCCCGGAGAGCACGATGATCGGCACCGGGCCGCGCCCGCGCAGCCGGTGGATCACCTCGACCCCGTCCAGGTCCGGCAGGCCGAGGTCGAGCAGCACCGCGTCGATCGGGGTCTCCCCGGCCGAGGGCTGCGGCAGGGTGCGCTCGTAGGCCTCCAGCGCGGCGACGGCGGTGGCGGCGGTGGCCACCTGGTACTGGCGGGCCCGCAGGTTGATCCGCAGCGCGCGCAGCAGCTGCGGCTCGTCGTCCACGATCAGGATGTTGCTCATCCGCGCACCTCGCCGACGCCCGGCAGGGCATGCGCCGGCCCGCGCCGGTCGATGGCGCGCTCGCTGTGCTCGCTCACAGGGCCAACTCCTCCTCGGCCGCGGTCGGCAGGGTGAGCAGCATGGTGGTGCCGCCGCCCGGGGTGTCCTCGACCTCCAAGGTGCCGCCCATCGCCTCGGCCAGCCCCCTGGAGAGCGCCAGGCCCAGGCCCACGCCGGTGGTGTTGTCGGTGTCGCCCAGCCGCTGGAAGGGCAGGAAGACCCGGTCCCGGTCGGCGGCCGGAATGCCCGGACCACGGTCGGCGATCCGGATCTGCACCTGGTCCCGGTGGGTGCTGGCGCTGACCAGCACCGGCGCACCGGGCGCGTTGTAGCGCAGCGCGTTGGTGATCACGTTGGCCAGCACCCGCTCCAGCAGCGGGCCGTCGGCCAGCACGGCGGGCACCAGCTCCAGGTCGAGCGGCTGCACCGGGGCGTCCTGGTCGGCGAGCGAGTCCAGCGCGCGGGGCAGCACCTCGTCGATGTGCACCGGGCCCAGGTGCAGGGTGAGCGCGCCGGCCTGCAGGCGGCTCATGTCGAGCAGGTTGTCGACCAGGCGGTTCAGCCGGATCAGCGACTCGTCGGCGGTGGCCAGCAGTTCGGCCTGGTCCTCCGGCGAGAACTCGACGTCGGGGCTGCGCAGCGAGCCGACCGAGGCCAGCGCCGCCGCCAGCGGGGTGCGCAGGTCGTGGCTGACCGCGGCGAGCAGCGCGGTGCGCATCTTGTCGGCGGCCTTGATCGGCTCGACCTCGGCCGCGACCGCGGCCAGCCGGTCGCGCTCCAGCGCGGCGGCCACGTGCGCGGAGAAGGCGGTGAGCAGCCGCAGCTGATCGGCCGGCAGCCGGCGCCCGGTCATGATCAGCAGCGCGTCCGAGCCGACCGGCACCTCGGTGCTCTCGGCGTCCGCGGCCACCTCCCCGGCGGAGTCGCTGCGGGCGAGCACCTCACCGGTCTCCCGGGAGAGCAGCGCGACCGAGTCCAGGCCGAAGGTGTTGCGGGAGTGCTCCAGCAGGGTCGGGATCGCCGAACCGGCCCCCTGGCCGGTGTCCTGGCTACGCAGCACGGTGCCGGCCAGCGCGGAGAGCGTCTCGGCCTCGGCGGTCGCTCTGGCCGCCCGCCCGGTCAGCCGGGTGGCCCGGTCCACCACGGTGGAGACGGTGAGCGCGACGACCGCGAAGACCAGCAGCGCGATCACGTTGTTGGGCTCGCCGATGGTGAAGGTGTGCACCGGCGGGATGAAGTAGTAGTTGACCAGCAGCGAGGCGATCAGCGAGGCGACCAGCGCCGACATCGAGCCGCCGAGCAGCGCGACCGCCACCACGCCGAGCTGGAAGAGCAGCGCGTCGGTGGTCAGGTTGAGGGTGTGGTGCAGCTGGGAGAGCACGCCGGTGAGCGCGAACGGCAGCACCAGGCCTGAGGTGAAGCCCGCCACGGTGCGCCGCTTGGAGTGCCGCCGGCCGAGCTGCGGCAGCCGGCCGCGTCCGGTGAACTCGTGGGTCACCATGTGGACGTCGATGTCCTCGGACGCGTCGACGGTGGTCTCGCCGATCCCCGGGCCGGTCAGGAAGCGGTTGATCCGGCCGCGCCGGCTGGTGCCGAGCACCAGCTGGGTGGCGTCGTTGGCGCGGGCGAAGCCGAGCAGCGCGGTGGGGATGTCGTCGCCGACCACCACGTGGTAGCTGCCGCCGAGGGTCTCCACCAGGCGCCGCTGGTTGGCCAGTGCCCCCGGGGAGGCGCCGGCCAGGCCGTCGCTGCGGGTGACGTGCACGGCCAGCACCTGGCCGGCCGCGGTGCGGTCGGCGATCCGGGCGGCCCGCCGGATCAGCGTCTCGCCCTCCGGACCGCCGGTGAGCGCCACCACCACCCGCTCGCGGGTCTCCCAGACCCGGTCGATGTTGTGCTCGGCCCGGTAGTCGCGCAGTCCCTCGTCGACCCGCCCGGCCACCCAGAGCAGGGCGAGCTCGCGAAGCGCCGTCAGGTTGCCGACCCGGAAGTAGTTGGTGAGCGCGGCGTCCACCTTCTCGGCCTTGTAGACGTTGCCATGGGCCATCCGGCGGCGCAGCGCCTGCGGGGCCATGTCGACGAGTTCGATCTGGTCGGCCCGGCGCACCACCTCGTCCGGGATGGTCTCCCGCTGGGGCGTGCCGGTGATCTTCTGGACGACGTCGTTGAGGCTCTCCAGGTGCTGGATGTTCACCGTGGTGATCACGTCCAGGCCGGCCGCCAGCAGGTCCTCGACGTCCTGCCAGCGCTTGGCGTTCTTGCCGCCGGGGATGTTGGTGTGCGCCAGCTCGTCGACCAGCACCACGGACGGGCGGCGCTCCAGCACCGCCGCGACGTCCATCTCGGTGAACTCGGTGCCCCGGTAGGTCCGGTGCAGCCGGGGCATGATGTCCAGGCCCTGCAGCATGGTCTCGGTGTGCTTGCGGCCGTGGCACTCGATGTAGCCCACCACCACGTCCGCCCCGCGCTCCTGTCTGCGCCGGGCCTCGTCCAGCATCCGGTAGGTCTTTCCGACGCCGGGGGCCGAGCCGAGGTACACCCGCAGCCGGCCGCGCCGTGGCGGGGCGGCGGAGGCGAGATCGCGAGCCATGGGGGGCTTCTTCTCTCTTCGCGAAAGGTGGGCAGAGACAGGCCGGACCGGCCCGTGCGGGGCGTTCCCCGCGCGGGCCGGTCCGGTTTCACTCGATCTGACGGTACGTCACTTCAACTCGTTCAGTGCGCTGTTGAGCAGCAGGACATTGACACCGGGGTTGCCGAGGAAGCCCACCGAGCGGGCCTCGGTGTACTTGCCGACCAGCGCGTTGACCTGGTCCACCGACAGGTTACGGGCCTTGGCGACCCGGTTGACCTGCTCGTCGGCGTAGGCCACCGAGATCTCCGGGTCCAGGCCGGAGCCGGAGGAGGTGACCGCGTCGGCCGGCACGCTGGCCGGGTCGACACCGTCGAACGCGGCGATCGAAGCCCGGGCGCTCTGCACCGACTTCAGCAGCACGTCGCTGTTCGGGCCGAGGTTGGTGCCGGACGAGGAGGTCGGGTCGTAACCCGTACCAGCGGCGGAGGGCCGCGGCTGGAAGTACTTCGGGTCCGGCTGGGCCTGCTCGTTGGGGTCGTTCGGGTTCTTCTTCGGCAGGTTGAAGTTCTGACCGATCAGGCTGGAGCCGATCTCCTTGCCGTCGGCCGACTTCACGATCGAGCCGTTGGCCTTCTGGCTGAAGGCGACCTGGCTGATCCCGGTGACCAGCAGCGGATAGGCGATCCCGAGGACCACCGTCATCAGCAGCAGGAACCGCAGGGCGGTGAAGTGGGTACGGACGGAGGTGGGCAGTGGCTTGGACATGAGAGCTTTTCCTCCGTTTCTCAGCGCAGGCCGGGGATGAACTGGACGACCAGGTCGATCAACTTGATCCCGACGAACGGGACGATCAGACCGCCGAAGCCGTAGATCCCGATGTTCCGGCGGAGCAGCGAACTGGCGTCGGAAGGACGGTACTTCACGCCGCGCAGGGCGAGCGGGATGAGGCCGATGATGACCAGGGCGTTGAAGATGATCGCCGAGGTGATCGCGGACTTCGGGCTGTGCAGGTCCATGATGTTGAGGTGACCCAGGCCCGGGTACACGCTGGCGAACATCGCCGGGATGATCGCGAAGTACTTCGCGACGTCGTTGGCGATCGAGAAGGTGGTCAGCGCGCCACGGGTGATCAGGAGCTGCTTGCCGATCTCGACGATCTCGATCAGCTTGGTGGGGTTGGAGTCCAGGTCCACCATGTTGCCGGCCTCCTTGGCCGCCATGGTGCCGGTGTTCATCGCCACACCCACGTCGGCCTGGGCCAGAGCCGGAGCGTCGTTGGTGCCGTCACCGGTCATCGCGACCAGCTTGCCACCCTCCTGCTCCTTCTTGATCAGGGCCATCTTGTCCTCGGGGGTGGCCTCGGCGAGGAAGTCGTCCACGCCGGCCTCCTCCGCGATCGCCTTGGCGGTCAGCGGGTTGTCACCGGTGATCATGATGGTCTTGATGCCCATCCGGCGGAGCTCGTCGAAGCGCTCCTTCATGCCCTCCTTGACCACGTCCTTGAGGTAGATCACCCCGAGGGCGCGAGCAGGCGCGCTGCCGATCCTGCTGGCCACCACCAGCGGGGTACCACCCGCGGCGGAGATGCCGTCGACCAGCTGGGCGACGTCGTCACCGACGGTGCCGTCGTTCTCGATGACCCAGCGGGTGATCGAGCCGGCCGCGCCCTTGCGGACCTGGTGCAGGCCGTCGGCCTCGTCCAGGTCGACACCCGACATCCGGGTCTGGGCGGTGAACGGAACCCAGGTGGCGTGCTCCAACTCGCCCTGGGCGCGGGCCCGCAGGCCGTACTCGGTCTTCGCCAGGACGACGATCGAGCGGCCCTCGGGCGTCTCGTCGGCCAGCGAGGAGAGCTGTGCGGCGTCGGCCAGCTCGCCGGTGTCCACGCCCTGGGCGGGCAGGAACTCGGCGGCCTGGCGGTTGCCCAGGGTGATGGTGCCGGTCTTGTCCAGCAGCAGGGTGTTGACGTCACCGGCGGCCTCGACCGCGCGGCCCGACATGGCCAGCACGTTGCGCTGCACCAGGCGGTCCATACCGGCGATGCCGATCGCGGAGAGCAGCGCGCCGATCGTGGTCGGGATCAGCGCGACGACCAGCGAGACCAGGACGATCAGGGTCTGCGGGGCGCCGGCGAAGGCGGCCATCGGCTGCAGTGCGGCGACCGTGACCAGGAAGACGATGGTCAGCGAGGCCAGCAGGATGTTGAGCGCGATCTCGTTCGGCGTCTTCTGCCGGGAGGCGCCCTCGACCAGGGCGATCATCCGGTCGATGAAGGACTTGCCGGGCTCGGAGGCGATCTTCACCACGATCCGGTCGGAGAGCACCTTGGTGCCACCGGTGACCGCCGAGCGGTCACCACCGGACTCGCGGATCACCGGAGCGGACTCACCGGTGATCGCCGACTCGTCGACGCTGGCCACGCCCTCGACGACGTCGCCGTCGCCGGGGATGATCTGGCCGGCCTCGATGACCACGTGGTCACCGAGCCGCAGCTCGGTGCCGGCCACCTCCTCCTCGGCCTGCGAGGAGGGCCAGTTGACCAGCCGTCGGGCCATGGTCTCGGTCTTGGTGCGGCGCAGCGTCTCGGCCTGCGCCTTGCCGCGGCCCTCGGCGACGGCCTCCGCCAGGTTGGCGAAGATCACGGTGAGCCAGAGCCAGACGGTGATCGCCCAGGCGAAGACCGAGGGCTTGGCGATCGCGTCGATGGTGGTGACCACCGAACCGACCTCGACCACGAACATGACCGGGTTCTTGATCATGACCCGCGGGTCGAGCTTCTTGCACGCGTCCGGGAGGGAGGCGACGATCAGCTTCGGGTCGAGCAGTCCGGACTTCACGCGGTGCGGCTGCTCGGCGGCCTCCGTCTGCTCGACGGGGGCGGGGGTAAGGGTGGACGACATCAGTGCAGACCTTCCGCGATCGGCCCGAGAGCCAGGGCCGGGAAGTAGGTGAGGCCAACCACGATCAGGACGACGCCCGACAGCAGCCCCACGAAAAGCGGCTTGTGAGTGGGCAGGGTGCCCTTGGTGGCGGGGACCGGCTGCTGCTGGGCGAGCGAGCCCGCCAGCGCCAGCACGAAGATGATCGGCAGGAAGCGGCCGAAGACCATCGCGAGGCCGAGTGCGGTGTCCCACCAGGGCGAGGTCACCGTCAGACCGCCGAAGGCGGAGCCGTTGTTGTTCGCCGCGGAGGTGAAGGCGTAGAGGATCTCGGAGAAGCCGTGCGCCCCGGAGTTGAGCATGTTGGCGCGCTCACCGCCCAGCGCCATCGCGACACCGGTGCCGATCAGCACGATCAGCGGGGTGGTCAGGATGTAGAGGGAGGCGAACTTCATCTCCCGGCCGCCGAGCTTCTTGCCCAGGTACTCGGGCGTGCGGCCGACCATCAGACCGGCCACGAAGACCGCCACGATGGCCAGCACCAGCATGCCGTAGAGGCCGGAGCCGGTACCGCCGGGCGCGATCTCACCGAGCATCATGTCGAACATCGCGACACCGCCACCGCCCGGGGTGAGCGAGTCGTGCATGCCGTTGACCGCACCGGTCGAGGTCAGCGTGGTGGAGGTGGCGAAGAGGCTGGTGCCCCAGAGGCCGAAGCGGACCTCCTTGCCCTCCATCGCGCCGCCCGCCGCCTTGAGCGCCACACCCGCCGGGTGGGTCTCGAAGAAGGTCATCAGCGCGGCCGAGGCCACCCAGAAGCTGGCCATGACCGAGACGATCGCGTAGCCCTGGCGGTTGTCGCCGACCATCTTGCCGAAGGTGCGGGGCAGCGAGAAGGAGATCACCAGCAGCAGGAAGATCTCCAGCCAGTTGGTGAAGCCGGTCGGGTTCTCGAACGGGTGGGCCGAGTTGGCGTTGAAGAAGCCACCACCGTTGGTGCCCAGCTCCTTGATGACCTCCTGCGAGGCCACCGGGCCGCCGGGGATCGACTGGGTGTCGCCGGTGAGGGTGGTGATCTCGTGGAAGCCGTGGAAGTTCTGGATCGCACCGTTGGCCACCAGGACCAGCGCGAAGACGATCGAGAGCGGCAGCAGCAGGCGGAAGCTGAGCCGGGTCATGTCGACCCAGAAGTTGCCGACCCGGTCGGTCTTGCTGCGCGTGAAGCCCCGGATCAGGGTCGCCACGACCGCGATGCCGACGGCGGCGGAGAGGAAGTTCTGCACCGCCAGGCCGGCCATCTGGGTCACGTGGCCCATGGTCGACTCGCCGCTGTAGTCCTGCCAGTTCGTGTTGGTCACGAAGGAGATCGCGGTGTTCCAGGCACCGTGCGGGTTCACGGCCTTGAAGCCGAGGCTGAGCATCAGGTGGTTCTGGATGCGCTGCAGCAGGTAGAGGAAGAGCACGCTGATGCCCGAGAAGGCCAGCAGCGAGCGGAGGTAGGACGGCCAGCGCTGGTCGGCGTCACCGTCGACCCCGATGGCCTTGTAGAAGCCGCGCTCCACCGTGAGGTGCTTGGCGGTGGTGAGCAGCTTGGCGATGTAGTCGCCCAGCGGCCGGTAGCAGAGAGCGAGCGCGCCCACCAGGGCGAGGGCCTGCAGCCAGCCCGCGAGAGTGGAGCTCATGTCAGAACTTCTCCGGGTAGATCAACGCCACGACGAGGTAGCCGACGAGGACGACAGCGACGATGAGACCTGCGAGATTCTCGACGCTCACAGCTTCTCCACCCCCCGAGCGATCAGAGCGAGGACGGCGAACACGAGGACCGTGATGCCGACGAAGACGAGATCGAGCATGAGCTCCACCAGTTGCTTCAAGGACCTGGCCGTGGGCGGCCACAGGGCTTCGCACGACACCGGTGGCAGACCGGCTGGAGTAGCAAATCGTGTGTTCGAGCCGTACCCGCCGTTCTTGACGTCCTCCATACGGGGACGGGAGCCCTGTTGACGGCCTCCATACGGCGTGTCGAGGCCCGGTCACGGGGCGATAACACGGCGGCAACGGGCGGTGTGGGCCCAGGGGCGGCAACGGCGTGGGCCCCGGGCGGACGATCCACCCGGGGCCCACACCTCGATGACGGCGCTCGGTCAGCTCATCGAGGCTCTCCGACGGCGCTCAGACGTTCTCGGGCGCCTTGATCGCCTCGCGCTTCGTGCCGTCGCCGCCGCTCGGCTCGCCGCGCCGGACCGAACCGGGGCCCCGGCGGGCCGGGTGGTCGGCGCGCGGGGCCGAGGAGAGCTGCCACGGCACGCTGATCACCATCACGCCGGGGGTGAAGAGCAGCCGGCTCTTCAGCCAGAGCGCGGACTGGTTGTGCAGCACGTGCTCCCACCAGTGGCCGACCACGTACTCCGGAATGAAGACCGCGACGGCGTCCCGGGGGCTGGTGCGGCGCACCGAGCGGACGTAGGCCACCACCGGCTTGGTGATCTCGCGGTAGGGCGAGTCCAGCACCTTGAGCGGCACCCGGATGTCGAACTCGTTCCACCGCCGCCTGAGTTCCTCGACATCGTCCTTCTCCACGGCGACGCTGACCGCCTCCAGCGAGTCCGGGCGGAACGCCTCGGCGTACCCCAGTGCGCGCAGGGTGGGCTTGTGCACCTTGGAGACCAGCACGATGCCGCGCACCTTGGACGGGCGCACCGCCTCCGCGTGCGGATCCTCCACCGCCAGCTCCGCGGCGACCGCGTCGTAGTGCTTGCGGATGCCGCGCATCATCGTGAAGAGCACGATCGCGGCGAGCACCGCGAGCCAGGCTCCCTCCAGGAACTTGGTGGCCATGACGATCACGAAGACCAGACCGGTGGTGCAGGCGCCGAACGCGTTGATCACCCGGGAGCGCTGGGCACGCGCCCGCACCGCGGGATCGCTCTCGCTGCCCAGCACCTCGTTCCAGTGCCGGACCATGCCGATCTGGGAGAGCGTGAAGGAGGTGAACACGCCCAGGATGTAGAGGTGGATCAGGTTGGAGACGTTCGCCTTGTAGCCCCACAGGAGCAGGATGTTCACCACGGCCAGCGCGATGATGCCGTTGGAGAAGGCGAGTCGGTCGCCGCGGGTGTGGAACTGCCGTGGCAGGTAGCTGTGCTGGGCCAGGATCGAGGCGAGCAGCGGGAACCCGTTGAAAGCGGTGTTCGCGGCCAGGATCAGCACCAGGGCGGTGACGGCCTGGATGAAGTAGAAGAGAAAGCTGTGGTCGCCGCCGAAGATCGAGGCGGCCAGCTGCGCGATGACGGTCGGCTGGGAGGCCGTGTGGCAGTCGCCCGGGTAGCCGACCAACTGGCAGGTGTCGGCGGTCTTGTGCACCTTGGTGACGAGCGCCAGGGCGGTGATGCCGACGAACATCACCACGGCGGTGCTGCCCATGACGGCCAGCGTGGTGGCCGCGTTCTTCGACTTGGGCTTTCGGAAGGCCGGCACACCGTTGGAGATCGCCTCGACACCGGTCAGCGCGGTACAGCCGGAGGCGAAGGCCTTCAGGCCCAGGAAGACCAGCGCGATCCCGGTCAGCGTGCCGTTGTGGTCGGTCGGCGTGATCGCGTACTGGGCGCTGGAGGCCACCGGCGTGTGCCCGAAGGCCATCTTGATGAAGCCGGTGATCACCATCAGCATGATGCCGAAGATGAACAGGTACGTCGGCGCCGCGAAGGCCTTGCCCGACTCGCGGACCCCGCGCAGGTTCACCGCGGCCAGCAACGCGACGAAGATGCAGGCCATCGGGACCCGGAAACCGCCGATGCCCGGGAACGCCGAGATGATGTTGTCCACTCCTGAGGCGACCGAGACCGCGACGGTCATCACGTAGTCGACCATCAGCGAGGCGGCCACCACCAGGCCGGCCCGGTCGCCGAGGTTCTGCGTCACCACCTCGTACGAGCCGCCGCCGCCCGGGTAAGCGTGCACGACCTGCCGGTAGGAGAGGACCACGACCGCCATCAGGACCACCACCGCGGCCGCGATCCACGGCGTCAGGT contains:
- a CDS encoding response regulator, with product MSNILIVDDEPQLLRALRINLRARQYQVATAATAVAALEAYERTLPQPSAGETPIDAVLLDLGLPDLDGVEVIHRLRGRGPVPIIVLSGRSGADDKIQALDAGADDYVTKPFLMDELFARLRAVLRRPVASTAADTAVLGDWAIDLTAGIVHRTGDSARHLRLTPTEWKILTMLLANPGRLLPGRQILRAVWGPGHEERGNYLRVYFAGLRRKLERDPARPRHLITEPGIGYRYEP
- a CDS encoding sensor histidine kinase KdpD, with the protein product MARDLASAAPPRRGRLRVYLGSAPGVGKTYRMLDEARRRQERGADVVVGYIECHGRKHTETMLQGLDIMPRLHRTYRGTEFTEMDVAAVLERRPSVVLVDELAHTNIPGGKNAKRWQDVEDLLAAGLDVITTVNIQHLESLNDVVQKITGTPQRETIPDEVVRRADQIELVDMAPQALRRRMAHGNVYKAEKVDAALTNYFRVGNLTALRELALLWVAGRVDEGLRDYRAEHNIDRVWETRERVVVALTGGPEGETLIRRAARIADRTAAGQVLAVHVTRSDGLAGASPGALANQRRLVETLGGSYHVVVGDDIPTALLGFARANDATQLVLGTSRRGRINRFLTGPGIGETTVDASEDIDVHMVTHEFTGRGRLPQLGRRHSKRRTVAGFTSGLVLPFALTGVLSQLHHTLNLTTDALLFQLGVVAVALLGGSMSALVASLIASLLVNYYFIPPVHTFTIGEPNNVIALLVFAVVALTVSTVVDRATRLTGRAARATAEAETLSALAGTVLRSQDTGQGAGSAIPTLLEHSRNTFGLDSVALLSRETGEVLARSDSAGEVAADAESTEVPVGSDALLIMTGRRLPADQLRLLTAFSAHVAAALERDRLAAVAAEVEPIKAADKMRTALLAAVSHDLRTPLAAALASVGSLRSPDVEFSPEDQAELLATADESLIRLNRLVDNLLDMSRLQAGALTLHLGPVHIDEVLPRALDSLADQDAPVQPLDLELVPAVLADGPLLERVLANVITNALRYNAPGAPVLVSASTHRDQVQIRIADRGPGIPAADRDRVFLPFQRLGDTDNTTGVGLGLALSRGLAEAMGGTLEVEDTPGGGTTMLLTLPTAAEEELAL
- the kdpC gene encoding K(+)-transporting ATPase subunit C, translated to MSKPLPTSVRTHFTALRFLLLMTVVLGIAYPLLVTGISQVAFSQKANGSIVKSADGKEIGSSLIGQNFNLPKKNPNDPNEQAQPDPKYFQPRPSAAGTGYDPTSSSGTNLGPNSDVLLKSVQSARASIAAFDGVDPASVPADAVTSSGSGLDPEISVAYADEQVNRVAKARNLSVDQVNALVGKYTEARSVGFLGNPGVNVLLLNSALNELK
- the kdpB gene encoding potassium-transporting ATPase subunit KdpB, whose product is MSSTLTPAPVEQTEAAEQPHRVKSGLLDPKLIVASLPDACKKLDPRVMIKNPVMFVVEVGSVVTTIDAIAKPSVFAWAITVWLWLTVIFANLAEAVAEGRGKAQAETLRRTKTETMARRLVNWPSSQAEEEVAGTELRLGDHVVIEAGQIIPGDGDVVEGVASVDESAITGESAPVIRESGGDRSAVTGGTKVLSDRIVVKIASEPGKSFIDRMIALVEGASRQKTPNEIALNILLASLTIVFLVTVAALQPMAAFAGAPQTLIVLVSLVVALIPTTIGALLSAIGIAGMDRLVQRNVLAMSGRAVEAAGDVNTLLLDKTGTITLGNRQAAEFLPAQGVDTGELADAAQLSSLADETPEGRSIVVLAKTEYGLRARAQGELEHATWVPFTAQTRMSGVDLDEADGLHQVRKGAAGSITRWVIENDGTVGDDVAQLVDGISAAGGTPLVVASRIGSAPARALGVIYLKDVVKEGMKERFDELRRMGIKTIMITGDNPLTAKAIAEEAGVDDFLAEATPEDKMALIKKEQEGGKLVAMTGDGTNDAPALAQADVGVAMNTGTMAAKEAGNMVDLDSNPTKLIEIVEIGKQLLITRGALTTFSIANDVAKYFAIIPAMFASVYPGLGHLNIMDLHSPKSAITSAIIFNALVIIGLIPLALRGVKYRPSDASSLLRRNIGIYGFGGLIVPFVGIKLIDLVVQFIPGLR
- the kdpA gene encoding potassium-transporting ATPase subunit KdpA; its protein translation is MSSTLAGWLQALALVGALALCYRPLGDYIAKLLTTAKHLTVERGFYKAIGVDGDADQRWPSYLRSLLAFSGISVLFLYLLQRIQNHLMLSLGFKAVNPHGAWNTAISFVTNTNWQDYSGESTMGHVTQMAGLAVQNFLSAAVGIAVVATLIRGFTRSKTDRVGNFWVDMTRLSFRLLLPLSIVFALVLVANGAIQNFHGFHEITTLTGDTQSIPGGPVASQEVIKELGTNGGGFFNANSAHPFENPTGFTNWLEIFLLLVISFSLPRTFGKMVGDNRQGYAIVSVMASFWVASAALMTFFETHPAGVALKAAGGAMEGKEVRFGLWGTSLFATSTTLTSTGAVNGMHDSLTPGGGGVAMFDMMLGEIAPGGTGSGLYGMLVLAIVAVFVAGLMVGRTPEYLGKKLGGREMKFASLYILTTPLIVLIGTGVAMALGGERANMLNSGAHGFSEILYAFTSAANNNGSAFGGLTVTSPWWDTALGLAMVFGRFLPIIFVLALAGSLAQQQPVPATKGTLPTHKPLFVGLLSGVVLIVVGLTYFPALALGPIAEGLH
- the kdpF gene encoding K(+)-transporting ATPase subunit F — translated: MSVENLAGLIVAVVLVGYLVVALIYPEKF
- a CDS encoding APC family permease, with product MRSEELGETLLPKRLALPIFASDPLSSVAYATEEILLVLTVGGTAFLYLTPWIAAAVVVLMAVVVLSYRQVVHAYPGGGGSYEVVTQNLGDRAGLVVAASLMVDYVMTVAVSVASGVDNIISAFPGIGGFRVPMACIFVALLAAVNLRGVRESGKAFAAPTYLFIFGIMLMVITGFIKMAFGHTPVASSAQYAITPTDHNGTLTGIALVFLGLKAFASGCTALTGVEAISNGVPAFRKPKSKNAATTLAVMGSTAVVMFVGITALALVTKVHKTADTCQLVGYPGDCHTASQPTVIAQLAASIFGGDHSFLFYFIQAVTALVLILAANTAFNGFPLLASILAQHSYLPRQFHTRGDRLAFSNGIIALAVVNILLLWGYKANVSNLIHLYILGVFTSFTLSQIGMVRHWNEVLGSESDPAVRARAQRSRVINAFGACTTGLVFVIVMATKFLEGAWLAVLAAIVLFTMMRGIRKHYDAVAAELAVEDPHAEAVRPSKVRGIVLVSKVHKPTLRALGYAEAFRPDSLEAVSVAVEKDDVEELRRRWNEFDIRVPLKVLDSPYREITKPVVAYVRSVRRTSPRDAVAVFIPEYVVGHWWEHVLHNQSALWLKSRLLFTPGVMVISVPWQLSSAPRADHPARRGPGSVRRGEPSGGDGTKREAIKAPENV